Within Dysgonomonas sp. HDW5A, the genomic segment ATTAACCGGGTTTCTATTGGTATTATTTTGGAAAAGAAATAATAAAAGAGACGGGAAATTTTATTAATGTCCCGGACTTTGTTTATTATTTAGATAAGTGTAACGAAAATAGGTAGTAGTTGTAATGAAGCATACTAATAAATATACTCAATTATTGAATAATCTAAAGTATCGCGATTCATTGTCACAATTGATAATCATTAATGTGGCAGTGTTTCTTGTGATTGCATTGTTGAGAGTTTTTGTAGTTCTTTTCGAAATACCTGCTCCCGATTTGCGACCCTATATCGAGATATCTTCGAGCATTAGTTATACGTTTAAGCATATTTGGGTATTATTTACCTATATGTTTGTACATTATGATGTTTTGCATATTCTATTCAATATGTTGATGCTTTATTGGTTTGGACGTATATTCCTTACTTATTTTACCCCTAAAAATTTAATTGCTCTGTATCTATTAGGGGGATTGGCCGGTGCTTTATTCTATATGCTGACATTTAATACAATTCCTTATTTTGTAAAGATGAATCCTTCTTCTATGATTGGAGCTTCCGCCTCAGTTATGGCTATTATATTTGGAGCGGCTTTTTATAATAGAGATCAGGAAGTGATGATGTTTCTTTTTGGGCGTATAAAGATTGTGTACATTGCTGTATTTATATTTGCTCTCGACTTTTTAGCTTTAGGGGGATCATCTAATCAAGGAGGACATATTGCCCATATTGGAGGTGCTATGTTAGGCTATTTTTATGCGACTCAATATAAAAAAGGAAAAGATATTACTCGTTGGATTAATCTTTTAATCGATAAGATTGTTAATCTATTTAAGGCTAAGCCGAATATGAGGGTTACGCGAAAGAATAATAAATCAGAGGATGATTTTAGTTACAATCAGCGTAAGCATAATGAATCATTGGAGGTAGACCGTATCTTGGATAAGATTAAACAGTCGGGCTACAATAGCTTGAATGATGACGAAAAAAAACGATTATTCGATGCAAGTAACAAGTAAACAGCTAATTGATTATATTAGACGTACTTTTCGATCTATTGTATTGGGTATAAACGTATTTACCTTATTGCTTCTCTTGAGTTCTTACTTAAGTTGGAGTGTTTCGCCTGATCGCTCTCTTTTATTCGCTTATCTGGGGTTAGCATTTCCTTTTACTCTTACGGCAAATTTATTGATCCTTACTTTTTGGATCGTAACATCTAAGTGGAAAATTGTATTATTTAATGTCATCGTATTAATAATCTGCTACAGCCCTATAACGACTTATTTTCCTATTAATGTTTTCTCTAAATCACCACCTGAAGATAGTATTAAGATATTATCATACAATGTTCGGGGCTTTAACTGGGAATTGGATCGAAAATGGAATAAAGATCAGCCCATGGTGCAGTATCTGAAATCTGTAGATGCCGATATTATCTGTATGCAAGAGTATGTTGTTTCGACAAATGATAAACATGCGAGTACACGTAATCTGCAAAGAGTGCTAAAGGTTTATCCTTACTATTCGGTGATACCTTTGCGTCCTAGCAATGGGCGGTATGAGTACGGTTTGGCGTGTTTTTCCAAATACCCGATTAAATCTATCAAGAGTATACCTATTGAGACTTCTGATAACGGGGCAGCCATGTATACAATAGATGTAAACGGAAAAATGATTACAGTGATAAATAATCATTTGGAATCTAATCGGTTGACATCTAAAGATAAAAAAATGTATAAGGATTTTCTAAGAGCCCGCGATTCTCGTAGATTAGATGAGGTAACTCAAAGTCTTGATAGTAAATTAGGTGTTGCTTTTCGAAAAAGAGCGCCACAAGCAGATATGGTAGCACAATATATTGCCGAACGAACAACTGATGCGATAATTGTATGTGGCGATTTTAATGATAGTCCCATATCTTATTCTTATAGAACTATAAAAAAAGATTTAAAAGATGCATATGCCGAAACAGGCTTTGGTCCCGGCATAACTTATCATGAAAACCATTTTTGGTTTAGAATTGATTTTATTATGTATTCAAAGAATCTAAAAGCATATAAATGTACCGTCGATAAAGTGAAACTCTCCGATCATTACCCGATTTGGACATATTTAAGTTTTAAGTAGGGTACAAACCGCAGACCTTGCTGTTTAGTACCTGTTGTTAAAGAAGATTGCTATGATTATTCAGTGTGTAGCAATAAATATTATAAAAAAATTATGTATAAAATTAGTAAACAATTTGCTTTTTCAGCATCCCATATATTAGAGGGGCTTCCCGAAGATCATCCCTGCTCAAGATTGCATGGTCATAATTATATTGTGACAGTTTATCTGAAGGCTGAATCTTTGAATGAGGTTGGCTTTGTAAAGGATTATAGAGAATTGAAAGTTGTAAAAGAGTATATAGATAATAATTTAGATCACAGACATCTGAATGATGTTTTCTCGG encodes:
- a CDS encoding rhomboid family intramembrane serine protease, with product MKHTNKYTQLLNNLKYRDSLSQLIIINVAVFLVIALLRVFVVLFEIPAPDLRPYIEISSSISYTFKHIWVLFTYMFVHYDVLHILFNMLMLYWFGRIFLTYFTPKNLIALYLLGGLAGALFYMLTFNTIPYFVKMNPSSMIGASASVMAIIFGAAFYNRDQEVMMFLFGRIKIVYIAVFIFALDFLALGGSSNQGGHIAHIGGAMLGYFYATQYKKGKDITRWINLLIDKIVNLFKAKPNMRVTRKNNKSEDDFSYNQRKHNESLEVDRILDKIKQSGYNSLNDDEKKRLFDASNK
- the queD gene encoding 6-carboxytetrahydropterin synthase QueD; translated protein: MYKISKQFAFSASHILEGLPEDHPCSRLHGHNYIVTVYLKAESLNEVGFVKDYRELKVVKEYIDNNLDHRHLNDVFSVNPTAENMARELYTIFVKEIPQIYAVEVSETPKTSAIYEA
- a CDS encoding endonuclease/exonuclease/phosphatase family protein — encoded protein: MMTKKNDYSMQVTSKQLIDYIRRTFRSIVLGINVFTLLLLLSSYLSWSVSPDRSLLFAYLGLAFPFTLTANLLILTFWIVTSKWKIVLFNVIVLIICYSPITTYFPINVFSKSPPEDSIKILSYNVRGFNWELDRKWNKDQPMVQYLKSVDADIICMQEYVVSTNDKHASTRNLQRVLKVYPYYSVIPLRPSNGRYEYGLACFSKYPIKSIKSIPIETSDNGAAMYTIDVNGKMITVINNHLESNRLTSKDKKMYKDFLRARDSRRLDEVTQSLDSKLGVAFRKRAPQADMVAQYIAERTTDAIIVCGDFNDSPISYSYRTIKKDLKDAYAETGFGPGITYHENHFWFRIDFIMYSKNLKAYKCTVDKVKLSDHYPIWTYLSFK